In Opitutaceae bacterium TAV5, one genomic interval encodes:
- a CDS encoding heparinase gives MTFLRVFLMSILLSISPLVGGAPAADTGRLAAPPAGQLLLSDAKLAEIHRLEREDPLMRGLLDRVREAAEMNLTLPPNTHLQPGDRNMLGQSRAAAGRIIASAFAYRVDGDKRQLEAARRDLLNVCGFPDWNPVSFLDTAEMGFGVALGYAWLRPELSAEDRATIRAALVRNLLGLAPEAYQREGRGALRWQAFGSRDTTLNNWNFVCNAGFVAAALALRDEEPELAAQVLAGARASLPLAMGGFAPDGAWPEGPTYWSYGTTYLVNALAMLEETPEGDAGVADRPGFDRTLFYALQVFGPTGLSFNFADSNPAHDYSMPLSTYVWLARRFGHPEVLPEVRRLLQAKVRESSLDKRGMSGRGLVFCALFYPEKQASAPAAATTLPLDAHFRGEADFVVMRSRAADPDALWVGLKGGHNNVPHSHLDLGSFVLDAGGVRWAVDLGQDNYGLPRYFDRREGGQRWKYYRMNNRSHNTVMPGDRLQSATATAPIVRFESAPEEASATVDLTAAYPGAAKKMLRQVSLPGRAAVVIEDKIEGLRAGESLTWRMLTPARITLSEDGRTATLTQEGKTLRAVVSAPEGARFSASPARPPTREEKQNDGISVLAVTLVPDAPDLRLIVRFEPEPAARE, from the coding sequence ATGACATTTCTTCGCGTTTTCCTTATGAGCATCCTCCTGTCGATCTCTCCGCTGGTCGGCGGCGCTCCGGCTGCCGACACCGGCAGGCTCGCTGCGCCGCCGGCGGGCCAGCTTCTGTTGTCCGATGCGAAGCTCGCGGAGATTCACCGGCTGGAGCGCGAGGACCCGCTCATGCGCGGGTTGCTGGACAGGGTGCGCGAAGCGGCGGAGATGAACCTGACCCTGCCGCCCAACACGCACCTGCAACCCGGCGACCGCAACATGCTCGGCCAGTCGCGCGCCGCCGCCGGCCGCATCATCGCCAGCGCCTTCGCGTATCGGGTCGATGGCGACAAGCGGCAACTGGAGGCGGCGAGGCGCGATTTGCTCAATGTCTGCGGCTTCCCCGACTGGAATCCGGTGTCCTTTCTGGACACGGCCGAGATGGGGTTCGGCGTGGCTCTGGGCTACGCGTGGCTGCGCCCGGAGCTGTCCGCCGAGGATCGTGCGACCATCCGCGCCGCGCTGGTCCGCAATCTCCTCGGCCTGGCCCCCGAGGCGTATCAGCGCGAGGGGCGCGGCGCATTGCGCTGGCAGGCCTTTGGCTCGCGGGACACCACGCTGAACAACTGGAATTTCGTGTGCAACGCGGGCTTTGTCGCCGCGGCCCTCGCCCTGCGCGACGAGGAGCCGGAGCTGGCCGCTCAGGTGCTCGCGGGCGCGCGCGCCTCGCTCCCGCTCGCGATGGGCGGCTTTGCGCCCGACGGCGCCTGGCCGGAGGGGCCGACCTACTGGAGCTACGGCACCACCTATCTGGTCAACGCGCTGGCCATGCTGGAGGAAACGCCGGAGGGAGATGCCGGGGTGGCCGACCGGCCCGGTTTTGACCGGACCTTGTTTTACGCGTTGCAGGTTTTCGGGCCGACTGGCCTGTCGTTCAATTTTGCCGACAGCAATCCGGCGCATGACTACTCGATGCCGCTTTCGACTTACGTGTGGCTGGCGCGGCGCTTCGGGCACCCGGAGGTGTTGCCCGAGGTGAGGCGGCTGCTGCAGGCGAAGGTGCGCGAGTCGTCGCTCGACAAGCGGGGCATGAGCGGGCGGGGGCTGGTCTTTTGCGCGCTTTTTTATCCTGAGAAGCAGGCGTCCGCGCCGGCGGCCGCGACAACGCTGCCGCTCGACGCGCATTTCCGGGGCGAGGCCGATTTCGTGGTGATGCGCAGCCGGGCGGCGGACCCGGATGCGTTGTGGGTCGGGCTGAAAGGGGGCCATAACAACGTGCCGCACAGCCACCTGGATCTCGGCTCGTTCGTGCTCGATGCCGGCGGCGTGCGCTGGGCGGTCGATCTCGGGCAGGATAACTACGGCCTCCCGCGTTATTTCGACCGCCGCGAGGGCGGCCAGCGCTGGAAATACTATCGGATGAACAACCGCAGTCACAACACGGTGATGCCGGGCGACCGGTTGCAATCGGCGACGGCCACGGCGCCGATCGTACGTTTCGAGAGTGCGCCGGAGGAGGCGTCCGCCACGGTGGACCTGACGGCGGCGTATCCGGGAGCGGCGAAAAAAATGCTGAGGCAGGTTTCCCTGCCCGGGCGCGCGGCCGTAGTGATCGAGGACAAGATCGAGGGTTTGCGCGCCGGTGAATCGCTGACGTGGCGGATGCTGACGCCGGCCAGGATCACGCTTTCGGAGGACGGGCGCACGGCGACGCTGACGCAGGAGGGAAAAACTCTCCGGGCCGTGGTATCCGCACCGGAGGGCGCGAGATTTTCGGCCAGCCCGGCCCGCCCGCCGACACGGGAGGAGAAACAGAACGACGGTATCTCGGTGCTGGCGGTGACGCTTGTTCCCGATGCTCCGGACCTGCGGCTCATTGTGCGATTCGAACCGGAGCCGGCGGCACGGGAGTGA
- a CDS encoding Succinylglutamate desuccinylase/aspartoacylase, which produces MSVPASASVGSLDPAALVAEAVALGASRGFSVETFAEVTGVPLVALIRPAPPDRPHIYLSAGIHGDEPAPPRALLRLLELGVFDNRAGWTLVPMLNPAGFRLRTRENADGVDLNRDYFELRTTEVTSHLRWLKNRPSFHTVFCLHEDWESLGFYLYELNPAQRPSLADAMIAAAARHIPVEASPMIDGRPTAAPGLIRPDFDPATHTTGAEAVYLCRHHTTLSYTLETPSALALDLRIETMVAAVRAGLDALLGKDEQPAAVDGMTASPPLKSASAGTPTGSRRTHV; this is translated from the coding sequence ATGTCTGTGCCTGCATCTGCGTCTGTTGGCTCGCTCGATCCGGCCGCTCTGGTGGCGGAAGCCGTTGCCCTGGGGGCCTCCCGCGGTTTCTCCGTGGAAACCTTTGCCGAAGTGACCGGCGTCCCGCTCGTCGCGCTCATCCGGCCCGCGCCGCCGGATCGGCCGCACATCTACCTCTCCGCTGGCATCCACGGCGACGAACCAGCCCCGCCCCGGGCGCTGTTGCGGCTGCTCGAACTCGGCGTCTTCGACAACCGCGCCGGCTGGACGCTCGTCCCCATGCTCAACCCGGCCGGCTTCCGGCTCCGTACCCGCGAGAATGCCGACGGCGTGGACCTGAACCGCGACTACTTCGAACTGCGCACCACCGAAGTCACCAGCCACCTGCGCTGGCTGAAGAACCGGCCGTCCTTCCATACGGTTTTCTGTCTGCACGAAGACTGGGAATCCCTCGGTTTTTACCTTTACGAACTCAACCCCGCGCAACGTCCTTCGCTGGCCGACGCCATGATCGCCGCCGCGGCCCGGCATATTCCGGTCGAGGCGTCGCCCATGATCGACGGACGCCCCACCGCCGCCCCCGGCCTGATCCGCCCGGACTTCGATCCGGCGACACACACCACCGGCGCCGAGGCGGTGTATCTGTGCCGACACCACACCACCCTCAGCTATACCCTCGAAACGCCCTCCGCCCTCGCCCTCGATCTGCGGATCGAGACCATGGTTGCCGCCGTCCGTGCCGGTCTCGATGCCCTGCTCGGGAAAGACGAGCAGCCAGCTGCCGTTGACGGCATGACAGCGTCTCCCCCGCTCAAATCTGCGTCAGCCGGTACGCCAACGGGGTCACGCCGAACTCACGTCTGA
- a CDS encoding AraC family transcriptional regulator, which produces MVSYLENQPFTSKLRERHLAQIAGLGLSQFTRLFQADMLLTPKKYLDLRRREACKRMLVKSSLPLKQIACVLGFGHASDFSAWFRKHYGLSPREFRNRFSHRKTDTEAIPDLERHSATG; this is translated from the coding sequence GTGGTCTCCTATCTCGAAAACCAGCCCTTCACCTCGAAACTCCGGGAACGGCATCTGGCACAAATTGCCGGCCTTGGGCTCAGTCAATTCACGCGCCTGTTTCAGGCGGACATGCTCCTCACTCCCAAAAAATATCTCGATCTGCGTCGTCGTGAAGCATGCAAGCGAATGCTGGTCAAAAGCTCGCTCCCGCTAAAACAGATCGCCTGCGTCCTCGGCTTCGGACATGCCTCGGATTTTTCCGCATGGTTCAGGAAACATTATGGACTCTCTCCCCGGGAATTTCGCAACCGTTTCAGTCATCGAAAAACAGATACAGAGGCGATTCCGGACCTCGAGCGTCACTCCGCCACCGGATGA
- a CDS encoding heparinase, whose amino-acid sequence MPPFPKATPLETNAGSGIKLFQPEGTPFRVPVEDWQGARQRVAADPEWQQWIDEKRVAVDAWMARHRDRPEWIPGGSHDFVSPADGSFLIWTEDVPGEPVSDSPGASVAKLHSSTGHDVEPTPEILAAWVTRFRNRHTQMMVEAANLYQFTGDTRYAGWVAGQLDFYADNLLRWPLTLARGSPARLGVDAFEDATTLTRFVEAARLVFPYAAPARRQAWLDRLFVPEVRMLEQSGQNIHNHGVWLRAAQCMVALLYNDDAMWTRAADLPWGLRDQLLRGVTSDYFWYEQSVAYNDYVLMAMRPLLTLAGLTGNRHRLLTEAAIVQNMMLTTLFLRFPDGTVPNPSDSTHTYRAPAGRMGHYYRVLPTTLGLEMASRERTWDTLVDPPPPPPRPPVVPDVVSRSFESSRFAVLRQGRWQLFFHYGQLERSHTQAEALNWTASFDGFVINRDPGTVGYGSPLSAGYFKRGLNHNVPLVNGEGQQPWHPGTLLRFDASANVVSAEQPHYRDDASARRTLRIDAATDSLIDETTITLTGPADVSSSAVTASPRLGLSLHLDGTPRLPPGFTPVTDDDFRRDRPEPFTCWRDIRAAAFRDRAAFTVEFEGGRVLRVELATPGEFTLYQGSSPDRPPHRRAGFYIEKTGRETAATFTTTFTPVRPDS is encoded by the coding sequence CTGCCGCCCTTCCCCAAAGCGACCCCGCTCGAAACCAACGCCGGATCCGGCATCAAACTGTTCCAGCCCGAAGGCACGCCCTTCCGCGTTCCCGTCGAGGACTGGCAAGGCGCCCGCCAGCGTGTCGCCGCCGATCCCGAATGGCAGCAATGGATCGACGAAAAACGCGTCGCGGTTGACGCCTGGATGGCTCGCCATCGCGACCGCCCGGAGTGGATTCCCGGCGGCAGCCACGATTTCGTCAGTCCCGCCGACGGCTCCTTCCTCATCTGGACCGAAGACGTCCCCGGCGAGCCCGTCTCCGATTCCCCCGGGGCCTCGGTCGCAAAACTGCACAGCAGCACCGGCCACGATGTCGAACCAACGCCCGAAATCCTTGCCGCCTGGGTCACCCGTTTCCGCAACCGCCACACGCAGATGATGGTCGAAGCCGCCAACCTGTATCAGTTTACCGGTGACACACGTTATGCCGGATGGGTCGCCGGCCAGCTCGATTTTTACGCCGACAATCTCCTCCGCTGGCCCCTCACCCTCGCGCGCGGATCGCCCGCCCGCCTCGGTGTGGACGCCTTTGAGGACGCCACCACGCTCACCCGTTTCGTCGAGGCCGCTCGCCTCGTTTTCCCGTACGCCGCCCCCGCCCGGCGGCAGGCATGGCTCGACCGCCTCTTCGTCCCCGAAGTCCGGATGCTCGAACAGTCCGGCCAGAACATCCACAACCACGGCGTCTGGCTGCGCGCCGCCCAGTGCATGGTCGCTCTCCTCTACAACGACGACGCCATGTGGACCCGCGCCGCCGACCTCCCCTGGGGTCTCCGCGACCAGCTCCTCCGGGGCGTCACCTCCGACTACTTCTGGTATGAGCAATCCGTCGCCTACAACGACTACGTGCTCATGGCCATGCGCCCGTTGCTGACCCTCGCCGGTCTCACCGGCAACCGCCACCGTCTCCTCACCGAAGCCGCCATCGTGCAAAACATGATGCTCACCACCCTCTTCCTCCGCTTCCCCGACGGCACCGTTCCCAACCCCTCCGACAGCACCCACACCTATCGCGCCCCCGCCGGCCGCATGGGTCACTACTATCGCGTCCTGCCCACCACCCTCGGTCTCGAAATGGCTTCCCGCGAACGCACTTGGGACACCCTCGTCGATCCGCCGCCTCCCCCGCCGCGCCCGCCGGTCGTGCCCGACGTCGTCTCGCGCAGTTTCGAATCCTCCCGCTTCGCCGTTCTCAGGCAGGGGCGGTGGCAGTTGTTTTTCCACTACGGCCAGCTCGAACGCTCCCATACCCAGGCCGAGGCGCTCAACTGGACGGCGTCGTTCGACGGTTTTGTCATCAACCGCGATCCCGGCACCGTCGGGTATGGTTCGCCGCTGAGCGCCGGCTACTTCAAACGCGGCCTCAACCACAACGTGCCTCTCGTCAACGGCGAAGGCCAGCAGCCCTGGCATCCCGGAACGCTCCTCCGCTTCGACGCCTCCGCCAACGTTGTCTCCGCAGAGCAGCCGCACTATCGCGACGACGCCTCCGCCCGCCGCACCCTGCGCATCGATGCCGCCACCGATTCCCTCATCGACGAGACCACCATCACGCTCACCGGTCCGGCCGACGTTTCCTCCAGCGCGGTCACCGCTTCGCCGCGGCTCGGCCTTTCGCTGCACCTGGATGGCACGCCGCGCCTGCCGCCCGGCTTCACTCCCGTCACCGACGACGACTTTCGCCGCGACCGCCCCGAACCCTTCACCTGCTGGCGTGACATCCGCGCCGCCGCCTTCCGCGACCGCGCGGCATTTACCGTCGAGTTCGAAGGCGGCCGCGTGCTCCGCGTGGAGTTGGCGACGCCCGGTGAATTCACGCTCTACCAGGGCTCCTCGCCCGACCGTCCCCCGCACCGGCGTGCCGGTTTCTACATCGAGAAAACCGGCCGCGAAACGGCAGCCACCTTCACGACCACCTTCACGCCCGTCCGGCCCGATTCATAA
- a CDS encoding N-terminal cleavage protein — MHPQTHPAPRNAHGFTLIELLTVIAIIGILAAIIIPTVSKVRESARRAQCTVKVRQLVIASITYGNENRGRPPYPYGTDAAPNFDGVPNQMDPNAYDRCLRPYLGDRFHALYCPGAIARDDSYNPEKLRASNSTSQYMSYQYFNRKEGSGSLPPKAKAMRFENLNNPPLEYAMWGCLTYMISAGNLGHDVDRKKGVRPTGMNAGYADGSVKWVLYDKTQGFTTGGNYRWPIPKGQ, encoded by the coding sequence ATGCACCCGCAAACACACCCCGCCCCTCGCAACGCACACGGCTTCACGCTGATCGAGTTGCTCACCGTTATCGCCATCATTGGCATTTTAGCGGCGATTATCATCCCGACAGTCAGCAAAGTCCGCGAAAGCGCGCGTCGAGCTCAATGCACTGTCAAGGTTCGCCAGCTCGTCATTGCGAGCATCACCTACGGTAACGAAAATCGCGGCAGGCCACCTTACCCTTATGGCACCGACGCTGCGCCAAACTTTGATGGTGTTCCAAACCAGATGGATCCCAATGCCTACGATCGTTGTTTGCGGCCCTATCTTGGTGATCGTTTTCATGCGCTTTACTGTCCTGGAGCCATCGCCAGGGATGACTCTTACAACCCCGAAAAGCTGCGGGCAAGCAACTCCACCTCGCAATATATGAGTTACCAGTATTTCAACCGAAAGGAAGGCTCAGGGAGCTTGCCTCCAAAAGCAAAAGCCATGCGCTTCGAGAATCTCAATAATCCTCCCTTGGAATACGCGATGTGGGGTTGTCTTACCTACATGATATCTGCCGGGAATCTTGGGCATGACGTTGATCGGAAGAAAGGCGTTCGCCCCACCGGTATGAACGCAGGCTACGCAGACGGCTCCGTCAAATGGGTCCTCTACGACAAGACACAGGGATTCACGACTGGTGGTAACTACCGCTGGCCCATCCCAAAAGGCCAATAA
- a CDS encoding N-terminal cleavage protein, translating to MHPQTHLAPRKAHGFTLIELLTVIAIIGILAAIIIPTVGRVRATARSAQCKSNLRQIGVAAAMWSEDRKGDILPIHNSKEDRPNPFNAQHWPSLLAPYIGRTGTEPLANYTDVPVFLCPGLGAGPEAFGYGINVLISPTNGSSIARPLLKMNAVATPSRTVRMTDNYRAPADKWRVFVRQPSYGKWKTTLPGETGIMDFRHPGQTCNVLWLDGHVTSEKPDTPFTTNNDLWDLL from the coding sequence GTGCACCCGCAAACACACCTCGCCCCTCGCAAGGCACACGGCTTCACGCTGATCGAGTTGCTCACCGTTATCGCCATCATCGGCATCCTGGCGGCGATCATTATTCCGACCGTTGGTCGTGTCCGCGCGACGGCGCGCTCCGCGCAATGCAAATCCAACCTTCGCCAGATCGGTGTCGCCGCCGCGATGTGGAGCGAAGACCGCAAAGGCGACATTCTCCCCATCCACAACAGCAAGGAAGACAGGCCCAATCCTTTCAATGCACAACACTGGCCCTCCCTGCTCGCTCCCTATATCGGACGCACCGGCACTGAACCGCTGGCAAACTACACCGACGTACCCGTGTTCCTCTGTCCTGGACTCGGCGCCGGGCCGGAAGCCTTCGGTTACGGCATCAACGTGCTCATTTCTCCCACCAACGGCAGTTCCATCGCGCGCCCCTTGCTCAAAATGAACGCCGTTGCCACTCCCTCCAGAACCGTGCGTATGACCGATAACTACCGGGCTCCCGCCGACAAATGGCGTGTGTTTGTCCGCCAGCCTTCTTATGGGAAATGGAAGACCACGCTTCCCGGAGAAACTGGCATCATGGACTTCCGTCACCCAGGCCAAACCTGCAACGTTCTCTGGCTCGACGGCCACGTCACTTCGGAAAAACCCGACACACCTTTTACCACCAACAACGACCTCTGGGATCTTCTCTGA
- a CDS encoding anchor protein, translated as MKSYLRTSLLRRTVASLLIATASLAPLTIAHAQSQTLALFDFAGSSTSSSATPVDNLDVSSLAPGDFTGADDGRYGSNTNGYFSRAANSTGVGFLATSKDDALTLGDYVEFSLTPTNSDVLSLDKLTLKLGNQRGSVSTETAVAAFTVHFFVRASFDDFQSYQELIADTTSSRSAKAAGASGSGTSVSLSTVTIDFASLADFQNIDTSVAFRIYAFIETTERHSSQMAYFVGKGTELTGTVTAVPEPATWVILAGIAGLAVACLRRR; from the coding sequence ATGAAATCATACCTCCGCACCTCACTGCTTCGGCGCACAGTCGCTTCATTGCTGATCGCCACCGCCAGCCTCGCCCCGCTCACAATCGCCCATGCGCAATCGCAAACGCTGGCGTTGTTCGACTTTGCGGGTTCCTCCACCTCGTCGTCCGCCACACCGGTTGACAATCTTGACGTTTCTTCCCTGGCGCCCGGGGATTTCACCGGTGCGGATGACGGGCGATATGGCTCCAACACCAATGGTTATTTCAGCCGTGCGGCCAATTCTACCGGTGTGGGATTCTTAGCCACGTCCAAAGACGACGCCCTTACGCTGGGGGATTACGTCGAATTCTCCCTCACCCCGACAAACAGCGATGTGCTCTCCCTCGACAAACTGACCCTGAAGCTCGGCAATCAACGCGGTTCCGTCTCCACCGAGACCGCTGTCGCTGCCTTCACGGTTCATTTCTTTGTGCGCGCCAGCTTTGATGACTTCCAGAGTTATCAGGAACTCATCGCCGATACGACCTCCTCACGGTCAGCCAAAGCAGCCGGGGCCAGTGGCAGCGGTACCAGTGTCTCCCTCAGCACGGTGACGATCGATTTCGCCTCGCTCGCTGATTTCCAGAACATCGACACCTCTGTCGCCTTCCGGATCTATGCGTTTATCGAAACAACAGAGCGGCATTCCAGCCAGATGGCCTATTTCGTCGGCAAAGGCACGGAACTCACCGGCACCGTTACTGCAGTCCCCGAACCTGCCACATGGGTGATCCTTGCAGGTATCGCCGGACTTGCCGTCGCCTGCCTCCGGCGCCGGTAA
- a CDS encoding LacI family transcriptional regulator yields MPALDKRVTIPQMARQLGLHHATVSRALRNHPEIAGETKRRVRELAAQLGYRPDPYLTGLAAYRQAGREAGFAGTLAWITNWPTRGGWRENPVFPQHFRGAGVRAQEQGYRLEEFWLREPGMDARRVLRIAEARGIQGLLFAAQSRPHVRLDMDLSRFSAVTFGHTLESPVLHGVTNHHYQTMIALLKRLHSLGYRRPGIFRLQPLEDRVNRVWTAAFWAYASDYGRRGDTIPPLVVPRLRRNLFLEWEARYRPDVIIASNVETVRRWLEAAGRKIPEDIGLVPPIMSDNGGGFFSGMDENGAVIGAAAVDLLVSMIHRNERGVPVHPQRLLIEGSCAWVEGRSVRKLQAHG; encoded by the coding sequence ATTCCCGCTCTGGACAAACGTGTGACGATTCCCCAAATGGCCCGGCAACTGGGACTTCATCACGCCACGGTGTCGCGGGCATTGCGCAATCACCCAGAGATTGCCGGGGAAACCAAAAGGAGAGTCCGTGAACTGGCCGCGCAGCTCGGTTACCGGCCCGACCCCTACCTGACCGGGCTGGCGGCTTACCGGCAGGCGGGACGGGAGGCGGGATTTGCGGGCACGCTGGCCTGGATCACCAACTGGCCGACGCGCGGCGGATGGCGCGAGAATCCGGTTTTCCCGCAGCACTTCAGGGGCGCCGGGGTCCGGGCGCAGGAGCAGGGCTACCGGCTGGAAGAATTCTGGCTGCGCGAACCGGGGATGGATGCACGACGGGTGCTGCGTATCGCGGAGGCTCGCGGCATCCAGGGGTTGCTGTTTGCCGCACAGTCCCGGCCGCATGTGCGGCTCGACATGGACCTGTCGCGGTTTTCCGCCGTCACGTTTGGTCACACCCTGGAATCTCCGGTTCTGCACGGCGTAACGAATCACCATTACCAGACGATGATCGCGTTGCTGAAACGGCTCCATTCGCTGGGCTACCGGAGACCGGGCATTTTCCGTCTTCAGCCTCTGGAAGACCGCGTCAACCGCGTATGGACGGCGGCGTTCTGGGCCTACGCGTCCGATTACGGACGACGCGGAGATACGATCCCTCCGCTCGTGGTGCCGCGGCTTCGGCGGAATCTCTTTCTCGAGTGGGAGGCGCGCTATCGCCCGGATGTCATCATCGCCTCCAATGTCGAAACGGTGCGCCGGTGGCTGGAGGCGGCGGGTCGGAAAATCCCGGAGGACATCGGCCTGGTGCCGCCCATCATGTCGGACAACGGCGGCGGCTTTTTTTCCGGTATGGATGAAAACGGAGCGGTGATCGGAGCCGCCGCCGTGGATCTGCTCGTGAGCATGATCCATCGCAACGAGCGCGGCGTCCCCGTGCATCCCCAGCGCCTCCTGATCGAGGGCTCCTGCGCCTGGGTGGAGGGACGCAGCGTGAGGAAACTGCAGGCTCATGGATGA
- a CDS encoding AraC family transcriptional regulator: MKYPETTASPDIFRQQIEPFFAGQATGIRGAHLAGEPGHLPGEGRMTVLDVPRLSLCIRGTGRYRVRRGNRFVEVRVRAGEVIFVAPGCGMEPVDGADYLSLGIVFHPQFTLFAIAERLPGSNSAPWQRFMSTHHCPHVPDTDGAAFCEAAGRARDPRVLRRLAEIILLEAVGLLDRPEQQVASAGKGRFTWRAACQFVQEHLQHPITRQDVADYLHVHPNHISRLFSRYGDGISFNDYVLEQRLRRARVILAMPGMNISDIAHACGFGSGNYFARCFRKKFGHAPGTDHRR; encoded by the coding sequence ATGAAATACCCCGAGACCACGGCCAGCCCCGATATTTTCAGGCAGCAGATCGAACCGTTCTTCGCGGGTCAGGCGACCGGCATCCGGGGCGCGCATCTGGCGGGCGAACCGGGACATCTTCCGGGAGAGGGGCGGATGACCGTGCTCGATGTGCCCAGGCTGAGCCTGTGTATCCGCGGTACGGGGCGCTACCGGGTGCGGCGCGGCAACCGTTTCGTGGAGGTGCGGGTCCGCGCGGGCGAAGTGATTTTCGTCGCGCCGGGATGCGGCATGGAGCCCGTCGATGGGGCGGACTACCTTTCACTCGGTATCGTGTTTCATCCGCAATTCACATTGTTTGCGATCGCGGAAAGGCTGCCCGGCTCGAACAGCGCACCGTGGCAACGTTTCATGAGCACGCATCATTGTCCTCATGTTCCGGATACGGACGGCGCGGCATTTTGCGAGGCGGCCGGCCGGGCGCGTGATCCACGCGTGTTGCGGCGGCTGGCGGAGATCATCCTGCTGGAGGCGGTCGGCTTGCTGGACCGGCCGGAGCAGCAGGTGGCGAGCGCGGGCAAGGGGCGCTTCACCTGGAGGGCGGCGTGCCAGTTTGTGCAGGAACACCTCCAGCATCCGATCACGAGGCAGGACGTGGCGGACTACCTGCACGTTCACCCGAACCACATTTCACGACTTTTTTCCAGATATGGCGACGGGATCAGTTTTAACGATTACGTACTGGAGCAGCGCCTGAGGCGGGCGCGGGTGATCCTGGCCATGCCGGGCATGAACATCTCGGACATCGCCCACGCATGCGGATTTGGCAGTGGCAATTATTTCGCACGGTGCTTTCGCAAAAAATTTGGCCATGCGCCGGGCACCGATCACAGGCGGTGA
- a CDS encoding glucose-inhibited division protein A translates to MFRALLCRTLCTALYSRFMQTVDPITASTSFPTRRTLREPARDVPVVRKTDILVCGGGPAGIAAAFTAARAGASVLLLERHPFLGGVWTAGALTIILDAENRPGINREIRTRLESRGAVEYSHHWPRWPIYGLEAMKGLLDEMAEECAPRLEVQLCTQVVGVAHDGNRITGVFTESKSGREFIESSIIIDTTGDGDVCARAGCPFEHGRPGDGKVQPMTLYGRIGGYRGVGAARHQPMLGIARAAGFQLSYERVTLFPQPGQPGVFMLMATHLFGSGIDARNLTRAEFQGRKEIRELVHILKTRGGEDWRDIYLIDTGPFVGVREARRILGRYYLTTEDIQTGRRFDDGICEVRFNVDIHHPDPSEGRGLFHLPMRPYDIPWRCLLARDHDNLIVAGRCISGDHIAHSSYRVTGNAVAMGEAAGLGATLAVEQGIDPADIAICELRTRLGLPAESGAPA, encoded by the coding sequence ATGTTCCGAGCGCTCCTTTGCCGGACCCTGTGCACCGCGCTTTACTCGCGCTTCATGCAAACCGTCGACCCGATCACGGCCTCCACGTCGTTTCCCACCCGCCGCACCCTCCGCGAACCTGCGCGTGACGTGCCCGTCGTCCGCAAGACCGACATCCTGGTTTGCGGAGGCGGCCCCGCCGGCATCGCCGCCGCCTTCACTGCCGCCCGCGCCGGAGCCAGCGTGCTGCTCCTCGAACGCCACCCCTTCCTCGGCGGTGTCTGGACTGCCGGCGCTCTCACGATCATCCTCGACGCCGAAAACCGCCCCGGTATCAACCGGGAAATCCGCACGCGTCTCGAATCCCGCGGAGCCGTCGAGTACTCGCACCACTGGCCTCGCTGGCCCATCTACGGGCTCGAAGCCATGAAGGGGCTGCTCGACGAGATGGCCGAGGAATGCGCCCCGCGCCTCGAAGTGCAGCTTTGCACCCAGGTCGTCGGCGTGGCACACGACGGCAACCGCATCACCGGCGTATTCACCGAAAGCAAATCCGGCCGCGAATTCATCGAATCCAGTATCATAATAGACACTACGGGGGACGGTGATGTGTGCGCCCGCGCCGGCTGCCCCTTCGAGCATGGCCGCCCGGGCGACGGCAAGGTGCAGCCCATGACGCTCTACGGCCGCATCGGCGGCTACCGCGGCGTCGGCGCCGCCCGGCACCAGCCGATGCTCGGCATCGCCCGCGCCGCCGGCTTCCAGCTCAGCTATGAACGGGTCACGCTGTTCCCGCAGCCCGGCCAGCCCGGCGTGTTCATGCTCATGGCCACCCACCTTTTCGGCAGCGGCATCGACGCGCGCAATCTGACCCGCGCCGAGTTTCAGGGCCGCAAGGAAATCCGCGAACTGGTCCACATCCTCAAGACCCGCGGCGGTGAGGACTGGCGCGACATCTACCTGATCGACACCGGCCCCTTCGTCGGCGTGCGCGAAGCCCGCCGCATCCTCGGCCGCTACTATCTGACCACGGAAGATATCCAGACCGGTCGCCGTTTCGACGACGGCATCTGCGAAGTGCGCTTCAACGTGGACATCCATCACCCCGACCCCTCCGAAGGACGCGGCCTGTTCCACCTTCCCATGCGCCCCTACGATATTCCCTGGCGCTGCCTGCTCGCCCGCGATCATGACAACCTCATAGTGGCCGGCCGCTGTATTTCCGGCGATCACATCGCCCATTCCAGCTATCGTGTCACCGGCAACGCCGTGGCCATGGGCGAAGCCGCCGGCCTCGGCGCCACGCTGGCCGTGGAACAAGGCATCGATCCGGCAGACATCGCTATCTGCGAACTCCGCACCCGCCTTGGTCTTCCTGCAGAAAGCGGAGCCCCGGCCTGA